The following coding sequences are from one Thermostaphylospora chromogena window:
- a CDS encoding SDR family NAD(P)-dependent oxidoreductase: MRAFDLSGKKALVTGASRGIGRAIALAYAEAGADVAVLARSAGTLAKVAEEIEGHGRKAAVVPCDVTDRDAVAAAVRQAIETLGHLDVVVNNAGGSNFMVPFRDLRLSGWDKIIRLNLDSAMTVCHTVAPHLLERGSGSVINVASIAALGAPFLAPYAAAKGALISLTKSLALEWGAHGVRVNALCPGWTATDMNRNLWENEESSRATIANVPMGRWGAPEEMAYPAVFLASDASRYMTGQTLFIDGGLSVA; this comes from the coding sequence ATGCGCGCGTTCGATCTTTCGGGTAAGAAGGCGCTGGTCACCGGAGCGTCCCGGGGCATCGGACGAGCGATCGCGCTCGCCTACGCCGAGGCGGGCGCCGACGTCGCCGTCCTGGCCAGATCCGCCGGCACGCTGGCGAAGGTCGCCGAGGAGATCGAGGGGCACGGCCGCAAAGCCGCGGTGGTCCCGTGCGACGTCACCGACCGCGACGCCGTCGCCGCCGCCGTACGGCAGGCGATCGAAACCCTCGGCCACCTCGACGTCGTGGTCAACAACGCGGGCGGGTCCAACTTCATGGTGCCCTTTCGCGACCTGCGGCTCTCGGGCTGGGACAAGATCATCCGGCTCAATCTCGACTCCGCCATGACGGTCTGCCACACCGTCGCCCCCCACCTGCTGGAACGCGGATCCGGCTCCGTGATCAACGTGGCGTCCATCGCCGCGCTCGGCGCGCCGTTCCTGGCGCCCTACGCCGCGGCCAAGGGGGCGCTGATCTCCCTGACCAAGAGCCTGGCCCTGGAGTGGGGCGCGCACGGCGTGCGCGTGAACGCGCTGTGCCCCGGCTGGACCGCCACGGACATGAACCGCAACCTGTGGGAGAACGAGGAGAGCAGTCGCGCCACGATCGCGAACGTGCCGATGGGCCGGTGGGGCGCTCCCGAGGAGATGGCGTACCCCGCCGTCTTCCTGGCCTCCGACGCCTCCCGCTACATGACGGGTCAGACGCTGTTCATCGACGGCGGCCTGTCGGTCGCCTGA
- a CDS encoding MarR family winged helix-turn-helix transcriptional regulator, with protein sequence MSTGRPKSLNLPFDPIERAAETWRERFGPSSAMAAVTSIMRAHQILLSQLDALLKPYDLTFARYEALVLLTFSKTGALPLSKIGERLMVHPTSVTNTVDRLERAGLVRRMRNPRDGRGVLAEITPEGRALVRRATDDLMAAGFCMTMYDDAELAQIFGLLRTLRVAAGDFVES encoded by the coding sequence GTGTCCACCGGCCGGCCCAAGTCGCTGAACCTGCCGTTCGATCCGATCGAGCGCGCGGCCGAGACCTGGCGTGAGCGTTTCGGCCCGTCTTCGGCCATGGCGGCCGTCACCTCGATCATGAGAGCGCATCAGATCCTGCTGTCGCAACTGGACGCGCTGCTCAAGCCCTATGACTTGACCTTCGCCCGGTACGAGGCATTGGTCCTGCTGACCTTCAGCAAGACCGGGGCGCTGCCGCTGTCCAAGATCGGCGAGCGGCTGATGGTGCATCCGACGAGCGTGACCAACACCGTGGACCGCCTCGAGCGCGCCGGGTTGGTGCGCCGCATGCGCAACCCCCGCGACGGCAGGGGGGTGCTCGCCGAGATCACGCCGGAGGGGCGGGCGCTGGTGCGGCGCGCCACCGACGACCTGATGGCGGCCGGTTTCTGCATGACGATGTACGACGACGCCGAGTTGGCGCAGATCTTCGGCCTGCTGCGCACGCTGCGCGTGGCGGCGGGCGACTTCGTGGAGTCCTGA
- the meaB gene encoding methylmalonyl Co-A mutase-associated GTPase MeaB, which translates to MPADASTLVRRAGTGDPRAVARLISMVENGSPALREITAELCAVLRGRPAARVIGLTGSPGVGKSTSTGMLVRLFRERGLRVGVLAVDPSSPFTGGALLGDRVRMQDHATDPEVFIRSMASRGHLGGLAWATPQALRVLDAAGCEVILVETVGVGQAEVEIASLADTTIVLLAPGMGDGVQAAKAGILEVADVFAVNKADREGVQATVRELRSMTALAEGPWRPPIVTTVASRGEGGEDLMRALDAHLRHLEESGELERRRLARAREEIETLAVTALRARLADVHGSAHLDTLAADVLAGRSDPYTAADTLLAALEGA; encoded by the coding sequence ATGCCCGCCGACGCGTCCACGCTCGTACGGCGGGCCGGTACCGGAGATCCCCGCGCGGTCGCCCGGTTGATCTCGATGGTGGAGAACGGCTCGCCCGCTCTGCGCGAGATCACCGCCGAGCTCTGCGCCGTCCTGCGGGGCCGCCCGGCCGCACGGGTCATCGGCCTCACCGGCTCGCCCGGGGTCGGCAAGTCGACCTCGACGGGCATGCTCGTGCGGCTGTTTCGCGAGCGAGGGCTGCGGGTGGGCGTGCTCGCGGTCGACCCGTCCAGCCCGTTCACCGGGGGAGCGCTGCTCGGCGACAGGGTGCGGATGCAGGATCACGCCACCGATCCCGAGGTGTTCATCCGCTCCATGGCCAGCCGTGGCCACCTCGGCGGGCTGGCCTGGGCGACCCCGCAGGCGCTGCGCGTGCTGGACGCGGCCGGCTGTGAGGTGATCCTCGTGGAGACGGTCGGCGTGGGCCAGGCCGAGGTCGAGATCGCCTCCCTGGCGGACACCACGATCGTGCTGCTGGCGCCCGGCATGGGCGACGGCGTGCAGGCGGCCAAGGCGGGCATCCTGGAGGTCGCCGACGTGTTCGCGGTGAACAAGGCGGACCGCGAGGGCGTCCAGGCGACGGTCCGCGAGCTGCGGTCGATGACCGCGCTCGCGGAGGGGCCCTGGCGTCCGCCGATCGTGACCACGGTCGCCTCGCGCGGTGAGGGCGGTGAGGATCTCATGCGCGCGCTCGACGCCCACCTGCGGCACCTCGAGGAGTCGGGGGAGCTGGAGCGCAGAAGGCTGGCCAGGGCCAGGGAGGAGATCGAGACCCTCGCGGTCACCGCTCTGCGGGCCCGGCTCGCCGACGTGCACGGCAGCGCTCACCTCGACACCCTGGCGGCGGATGTGCTGGCCGGACGGTCGGACCCCTACACCGCCGCCGACACCCTGCTGGCCGCCCTCGAGGGGGCCTAG
- a CDS encoding DUF4230 domain-containing protein — MTSQASPPPETPSAGAPTPSGRRRRGWLLSAAVLAALALILVGAGLTWSWIDPFGERALDRSRPALLRSIQDLSRFEAATGDFQVVVDLEKDAPFLPDVIKGTRTLFVGAGSVDAYVDFTGLTGDAVTVSPDRTEVAVRLPRARLEKPNLDNERSYTYHQQRGILDRVQDFLSSSPDGLQELYVLAEQKIIEAAMASDLRARAEQNTETMLKGLLGSLGFSKVTVEYAASP, encoded by the coding sequence GTGACGTCGCAGGCTTCCCCTCCCCCCGAGACGCCGTCGGCCGGTGCCCCCACCCCGTCCGGACGCCGCCGTCGCGGATGGCTGTTATCGGCCGCCGTCCTCGCCGCCCTGGCCCTCATCCTCGTGGGGGCCGGGCTCACCTGGTCGTGGATCGATCCGTTCGGGGAACGCGCGCTCGACCGCAGCCGGCCGGCGCTGCTCAGGTCCATTCAAGATCTCAGCCGCTTCGAGGCGGCTACCGGCGACTTCCAGGTGGTGGTCGACCTGGAGAAAGACGCGCCGTTCCTCCCCGACGTGATCAAGGGCACCCGCACGCTCTTCGTGGGCGCAGGCTCGGTGGACGCCTACGTCGACTTCACCGGATTGACGGGCGACGCCGTCACCGTCTCACCCGACCGCACCGAGGTCGCCGTACGGCTCCCCCGCGCCCGGCTGGAGAAGCCCAACCTGGACAACGAGCGGTCCTACACCTACCACCAGCAGCGCGGCATCCTGGATCGGGTGCAGGACTTCCTGTCCTCCTCACCGGACGGCCTGCAGGAGCTGTACGTGCTGGCCGAGCAGAAGATCATCGAAGCGGCGATGGCCAGCGACCTGCGCGCCCGCGCCGAGCAGAACACCGAGACCATGCTCAAGGGCCTGCTGGGCTCTCTCGGCTTCTCCAAGGTCACGGTCGAGTACGCCGCCTCCCCCTGA
- a CDS encoding alpha/beta hydrolase, with the protein MEIRASTVLPARRDPIELHTADGLTLVGELALPAERPPVATLVCLHPLPTHGGMMDSHVYRKAANRLPALADLAVLRFNTRGTSSERGTSQGTFDGGEGERYDVAAALEFAEFHDLPRPWLIGWSFGTELALRWGRDPLIEGAILLSPPLRRAGDADLAAWAEFGKPLIALVPELDDYLRPEEAAKRFALVPHAEVIGVAGAKHLWVGEPSVRIVLNEIVKRVNPAAHPLPTEVPDPLE; encoded by the coding sequence ATGGAGATACGGGCGTCCACGGTGCTGCCCGCGCGCCGGGATCCGATCGAGTTGCACACCGCCGACGGGCTGACGCTCGTCGGCGAGCTGGCGCTGCCCGCCGAGCGGCCGCCGGTGGCCACCCTGGTCTGCCTGCATCCGCTGCCCACGCACGGCGGCATGATGGACAGCCACGTCTACCGTAAGGCCGCCAACCGGCTGCCCGCACTGGCCGACCTGGCCGTGCTGCGCTTCAACACCCGGGGTACCAGCTCCGAACGCGGCACCTCGCAGGGCACGTTCGACGGCGGCGAGGGTGAACGGTACGACGTGGCCGCCGCGCTGGAGTTCGCCGAGTTCCACGACCTGCCGCGCCCGTGGCTGATCGGCTGGTCCTTCGGCACCGAGCTGGCGCTGCGCTGGGGACGGGATCCGCTGATCGAGGGGGCGATCCTGCTGTCGCCGCCGCTGCGCCGCGCGGGAGACGCCGACCTGGCCGCCTGGGCGGAGTTCGGCAAGCCGCTGATCGCGCTGGTGCCGGAACTGGACGACTACCTGCGTCCGGAGGAGGCGGCCAAGCGCTTCGCCCTGGTGCCGCACGCCGAGGTGATCGGCGTGGCGGGGGCCAAGCACCTGTGGGTGGGTGAGCCGTCGGTGCGGATCGTGCTGAACGAGATCGTCAAGCGGGTGAACCCCGCGGCCCATCCGCTGCCGACCGAGGTGCCCGATCCTCTAGAATGA
- the trxA gene encoding thioredoxin, with translation MSPADFTRPGSLYGAVDLGARKQALEAQARREAAAQDPAGGAGNPSVVDVTDATFNTEVVERSMRVPVLLDLWATWCGPCKQLSPILEKLAAEAAGKWVLAKVDVDANPQIAQALRVQSIPTVLAIFQGQPVTGFQGALPEAQVRQWLDQLMQALAQYLPKDAGQPQEQGAQAKQPSDPDIVAAEQAVERGDLNAAIAAYERVLARSPSDADAKMGLAGVKLYQRTENLDADDVRRRAADPADIDAQIQMADLEMLSGSVEAAFDRLIGVVRRTAGDDRDKARLHLLSLFETLPEGDAAVAAARRNLARALF, from the coding sequence ATGAGCCCAGCGGACTTCACTCGACCCGGATCGCTCTACGGCGCCGTCGATCTCGGTGCGCGCAAGCAGGCCCTGGAAGCGCAGGCCCGTCGGGAGGCCGCCGCCCAGGACCCGGCCGGCGGGGCGGGGAACCCGTCCGTCGTCGACGTCACCGACGCCACCTTCAACACGGAGGTCGTCGAGCGCTCGATGCGGGTTCCGGTCCTCCTCGACCTGTGGGCCACCTGGTGCGGGCCGTGCAAGCAGCTCAGCCCGATCCTGGAGAAGCTGGCCGCCGAGGCGGCGGGCAAGTGGGTCCTGGCGAAAGTCGACGTCGACGCCAACCCCCAGATCGCCCAGGCACTGCGGGTGCAGAGCATCCCCACCGTACTGGCGATCTTTCAGGGGCAGCCCGTCACCGGGTTCCAGGGTGCGCTTCCCGAGGCGCAGGTGCGCCAGTGGCTGGATCAGCTCATGCAGGCCCTGGCGCAGTACCTGCCGAAGGACGCCGGACAACCGCAGGAACAGGGCGCGCAGGCGAAGCAGCCCTCCGACCCCGACATCGTGGCCGCCGAGCAGGCCGTCGAGCGCGGTGACCTGAACGCCGCGATCGCCGCCTATGAACGCGTACTGGCCCGCTCGCCCTCCGACGCGGACGCCAAGATGGGGCTGGCGGGGGTCAAGCTCTACCAGCGGACCGAGAATCTCGACGCCGACGACGTGCGGCGCCGCGCGGCCGACCCCGCCGACATCGACGCCCAGATCCAGATGGCCGACCTGGAGATGCTCTCCGGATCGGTCGAGGCGGCCTTCGACCGGCTCATCGGCGTGGTGCGCCGTACGGCGGGCGACGACCGCGACAAGGCCCGTCTGCATCTGCTCAGCCTGTTCGAGACCCTGCCCGAGGGCGACGCGGCCGTCGCCGCCGCCCGCCGCAACCTCGCCAGGGCGCTGTTCTGA
- a CDS encoding DivIVA domain-containing protein encodes MQSDIDAQLNNFFEDAPIREFDVVLRGFDRHQVHEHLKSLDAELRQAREQIQALQRDLADAQRQLQEQERPTYSGLGARIEQLLRLAEEQATELVQAARAEANEIKAAAKVEAADMRAAAENEAAEVRAQAAREAEELRTTAERDADDIRSTARREADELTSTTEREVAKLRATADHEVAEKRAAAEREIAKLRTTTEREVAQLRASTKRERDEILTTAKRQADEMRAQAQRVLEESEAKRAQDEAEFEIQLAARREEAERQEAERHATAQAATQKLVAEAEQRAATAEQRAAKATQQAEQTRREADAHAKQLLANAKKNAEQIVSDAKATAEQIVSEAKAEAERARTTAQRQVDELTRQRDSITSHLAQLRQLLGGAPLPGVDPEPAITTTPAKPALASSAAGSSNDKPAAPAVSSAPSTPSASAAAPAKPAPASASAKSSAAADDDDSEWWQE; translated from the coding sequence ATGCAGTCCGACATCGATGCCCAGCTCAACAACTTCTTCGAAGACGCCCCGATACGGGAATTCGACGTGGTGCTCCGGGGATTCGACCGGCACCAGGTCCATGAACACCTGAAGTCGCTCGACGCCGAACTGCGCCAGGCTCGCGAGCAGATCCAGGCGCTGCAGCGTGATCTGGCCGACGCCCAGCGTCAGCTTCAGGAGCAGGAGCGTCCGACTTACTCGGGGCTGGGCGCCCGTATCGAGCAGCTCCTGCGCCTGGCCGAGGAGCAGGCCACCGAGCTGGTCCAGGCCGCCCGTGCCGAGGCCAACGAGATCAAGGCCGCGGCCAAGGTGGAGGCCGCCGACATGCGCGCCGCCGCGGAGAACGAGGCGGCGGAGGTGCGCGCCCAGGCTGCCCGGGAGGCCGAGGAGCTGCGCACCACCGCCGAGCGCGACGCCGACGACATCCGCTCGACCGCGCGGCGCGAGGCCGACGAGCTGACCTCCACCACCGAGCGCGAGGTCGCCAAGCTGCGGGCCACGGCCGACCACGAGGTCGCCGAGAAGCGCGCCGCCGCCGAGCGTGAGATCGCCAAGCTGCGCACCACCACCGAGCGCGAGGTCGCCCAGCTGCGCGCCTCCACCAAGCGCGAGCGCGACGAGATCCTCACCACCGCCAAGCGCCAGGCCGACGAGATGCGCGCCCAGGCGCAGCGGGTGCTGGAGGAGTCCGAGGCCAAGCGGGCGCAGGACGAGGCCGAGTTCGAGATCCAGCTCGCCGCCCGGCGCGAGGAGGCCGAGCGTCAGGAGGCCGAGCGCCACGCGACCGCGCAGGCGGCCACCCAGAAGCTGGTGGCCGAGGCCGAGCAGCGGGCCGCGACCGCCGAGCAGCGCGCCGCCAAGGCCACCCAGCAGGCCGAGCAGACCCGCCGCGAGGCCGACGCTCACGCCAAGCAGCTGCTGGCCAACGCCAAGAAGAACGCCGAGCAGATCGTCAGCGACGCCAAGGCCACGGCCGAGCAGATCGTCAGCGAGGCCAAGGCCGAGGCCGAGCGCGCCCGGACCACCGCGCAGCGCCAGGTCGACGAGCTGACCCGCCAGCGCGACAGCATCACCAGCCACCTGGCCCAGCTCCGTCAGCTCCTCGGCGGCGCCCCGCTGCCGGGTGTGGACCCCGAGCCGGCCATCACCACCACCCCCGCCAAGCCGGCGCTGGCGTCGTCGGCCGCCGGCAGCAGCAACGACAAGCCCGCAGCCCCCGCGGTGTCCTCCGCACCCTCCACGCCGTCCGCGTCCGCGGCGGCCCCCGCCAAGCCCGCTCCGGCCTCGGCATCGGCGAAGAGCAGCGCCGCCGCCGATGACGACGACTCGGAGTGGTGGCAGGAGTAG
- a CDS encoding acyl-CoA mutase large subunit family protein, whose product MDAKEIAAGRARWQERYDRARKRDGEFRTLSGLEVDPVYGPPEGVDDPRFDRIGWPGEYPFTRGLHPTGYRGRTWTIRQFAGFGNARQTNERYKMILRAGGGGLSVAFDMPTLMGRDSDDPRSLGEVGHCGVAIDSAADMDILFDGIPLGEVTTSMTISGPAVPIFCMYLVAAERQGVPINRLNGTLQTDIFKEYIAQKEWLFAPEPHLRLIGDLMEFCAAEIPAYKPLSVSGYHIREAGATAAQELAYTLADGFAYVELGLSRGLDVDVFAPGLSFFFDAHIDFFEEIAKFRAARRIWARWMRDVYGARTEKAQWLRFHTQTAGVSLTAQQPYNNIVRTAIEALAAVLGGTNSLHTNALDEVLALPSEEAAEIALRTQQVIMEETEVANVIDPLGGSWYVEALTDRLEAEAEAIFAQIRDKGTDGTMTSGILRGIEEGWFTSQIAEAAFDYQRKLEKGEKKIVGVNCHTATVEEPLEILRVSHEVEREQRRVLAERRAARDQAAVDAALADLIAAARGEDNMIPPMVRAVRAEATLGEICDALRAEWGTYTEPPNF is encoded by the coding sequence ATGGACGCGAAGGAGATCGCCGCCGGGCGTGCTCGCTGGCAGGAGCGTTACGACCGGGCGCGCAAACGCGACGGGGAGTTCCGCACGCTGTCCGGTCTGGAGGTCGATCCCGTCTACGGCCCGCCCGAAGGCGTGGACGACCCGAGGTTCGACCGCATCGGCTGGCCGGGGGAGTACCCCTTCACCCGCGGCCTCCACCCCACCGGGTACCGCGGCCGGACGTGGACGATCCGGCAGTTCGCGGGGTTCGGCAACGCGCGGCAGACCAACGAACGCTACAAGATGATCCTGCGGGCCGGGGGCGGCGGCCTGTCGGTGGCCTTCGACATGCCGACCCTGATGGGCCGCGACTCCGACGATCCGCGGTCGCTGGGGGAGGTCGGCCACTGCGGCGTCGCGATCGACTCCGCGGCCGACATGGACATCCTCTTCGACGGCATCCCGCTGGGCGAGGTCACCACCTCGATGACGATCAGCGGGCCCGCCGTGCCGATCTTCTGCATGTACCTCGTGGCGGCCGAACGCCAGGGCGTGCCGATCAACCGGCTCAACGGGACGCTGCAGACCGACATCTTCAAGGAGTACATCGCGCAGAAGGAGTGGCTGTTCGCCCCAGAGCCGCACCTGCGGCTCATCGGCGACCTCATGGAGTTCTGCGCGGCCGAGATCCCGGCGTACAAGCCGCTGTCGGTCTCCGGCTACCACATCCGCGAGGCGGGCGCCACCGCGGCGCAGGAGCTGGCCTACACGCTCGCCGACGGGTTCGCCTACGTGGAGCTGGGCCTGTCCCGCGGGCTCGACGTGGACGTGTTCGCGCCCGGGCTGTCGTTCTTCTTCGACGCGCACATCGACTTCTTCGAGGAGATCGCCAAGTTCCGCGCGGCGCGGCGCATCTGGGCGCGGTGGATGCGCGATGTGTACGGCGCGCGCACCGAGAAGGCGCAGTGGCTGCGTTTCCACACGCAGACCGCCGGGGTGTCCCTCACCGCGCAGCAGCCGTACAACAACATCGTGCGGACCGCGATCGAGGCGCTGGCCGCCGTCCTCGGCGGCACCAACTCGCTGCACACCAACGCACTGGACGAGGTGCTCGCGCTGCCCTCGGAGGAGGCGGCCGAGATCGCCCTGCGCACCCAGCAGGTGATCATGGAGGAGACCGAGGTCGCCAACGTCATCGACCCGCTGGGCGGATCATGGTACGTGGAGGCGCTCACCGACCGGCTGGAGGCCGAGGCGGAGGCGATCTTCGCCCAGATACGGGACAAGGGCACGGACGGCACCATGACCTCCGGCATCCTGCGCGGCATCGAGGAGGGCTGGTTCACCTCGCAGATCGCCGAGGCGGCCTTCGACTACCAGCGCAAGCTCGAAAAGGGCGAGAAGAAGATCGTCGGTGTCAACTGCCACACCGCTACGGTCGAGGAGCCGCTGGAGATCCTGCGGGTCAGCCACGAGGTGGAGCGGGAGCAGCGGCGCGTGCTGGCCGAGCGCCGCGCAGCCCGCGACCAGGCGGCAGTGGACGCCGCCCTCGCCGACCTGATCGCCGCCGCCCGTGGCGAGGACAACATGATCCCGCCCATGGTCCGCGCGGTCCGCGCCGAGGCCACCCTCGGCGAGATCTGCGACGCCCTGCGCGCCGAGTGGGGAACCTACACCGAACCCCCGAACTTCTGA
- a CDS encoding acetyl-CoA C-acetyltransferase, producing MPGSVIVAGARTPIGRLLGSLSGLSAVDLGGIAIKAALERAGVAPEDVQYVIMGQVIQAGAGQIPSRQAAVKAGIPMTVPSLTINKVCLSGLDAIALADQLIRAGEFDIVVAGGMESMTNAPHLLPGFRKGVKYGGAQVLDAMAHDGLTDAFDQIAMGESTERHNARHRITREEQDAFAARSHQLAAAATKNGLFDDEIVPVTIPQRSGRGRDGEPVVVSADEGIRPDTTVETLARLRPAFAPDGTITAGSASQISDGACAVVVMSKAKAEELGLTWLAEIGAHGNVAGPDNSLQSQPANAIKNALDKQGLTVDDLDLVEINEAFAAVVLQSVKELGVPLEKVNVNGGGIALGHPIGASGARIVLTLAHELRRRGGGVGAAGLCGGGGQGDALIIRVPGDEGR from the coding sequence ATGCCTGGTTCCGTCATCGTCGCCGGCGCCCGCACCCCCATCGGCCGTCTGCTCGGTTCCCTGTCGGGCCTGTCAGCCGTAGATCTCGGAGGAATCGCGATCAAGGCGGCTCTGGAGCGGGCCGGAGTCGCACCGGAAGACGTGCAATATGTGATCATGGGGCAGGTGATCCAGGCGGGGGCCGGGCAGATCCCCTCCCGTCAGGCGGCGGTCAAGGCGGGCATCCCCATGACCGTGCCCTCGCTGACGATCAACAAGGTCTGCCTGTCCGGTCTCGACGCCATCGCCCTGGCCGACCAGCTCATCAGGGCCGGCGAGTTCGACATCGTGGTGGCCGGCGGCATGGAGTCCATGACCAACGCCCCCCACCTGCTGCCCGGTTTCCGCAAGGGCGTCAAGTACGGCGGCGCCCAGGTGCTCGACGCGATGGCCCATGACGGGCTCACCGACGCCTTCGACCAGATCGCCATGGGGGAGTCCACCGAGCGGCACAACGCGCGCCACCGCATCACACGCGAGGAGCAGGACGCCTTCGCCGCCCGCTCTCACCAGCTCGCCGCGGCGGCGACCAAGAACGGCCTGTTCGACGACGAGATCGTGCCGGTGACGATCCCGCAGCGTTCGGGTCGCGGCCGGGACGGCGAGCCGGTCGTGGTCTCCGCGGACGAGGGGATCCGCCCCGACACCACGGTCGAGACCCTGGCCAGGCTGCGTCCCGCGTTCGCCCCGGACGGCACGATCACGGCCGGATCGGCCTCGCAGATCTCCGACGGCGCCTGCGCGGTGGTCGTCATGTCCAAGGCCAAGGCCGAGGAGCTGGGCCTGACCTGGCTGGCCGAGATCGGCGCGCACGGCAACGTCGCGGGACCGGACAACTCGCTGCAGTCCCAGCCCGCCAACGCGATCAAGAACGCCCTGGACAAGCAGGGCCTGACCGTCGACGACCTCGACCTCGTCGAGATCAACGAGGCGTTCGCCGCCGTGGTCCTGCAGTCCGTGAAGGAGCTGGGCGTGCCGCTGGAGAAGGTCAACGTCAACGGCGGGGGCATCGCGCTCGGCCACCCGATCGGCGCCTCCGGCGCCCGCATCGTGCTCACCCTCGCCCACGAGCTGCGTAGGCGCGGCGGCGGGGTGGGCGCCGCCGGCCTGTGCGGCGGAGGGGGCCAGGGGGACGCCCTGATCATCCGGGTGCCCGGGGACGAAGGCCGGTGA
- the mce gene encoding methylmalonyl-CoA epimerase — MFLRIDHVGIACHDLEEKIAFYESTFGLTVVSREVNEEQGVREAMLHVADGDNGASYVQLLSPLHPDTPVGRFLARRGEGVHHIGYGVPDIAKAMAEIAGKGVRVLDERPRHGSMGASIAFLHPKDVGGVLTELVEAPKRS; from the coding sequence GTGTTCCTGCGCATCGATCACGTCGGCATCGCCTGCCACGATCTGGAGGAGAAGATCGCTTTCTACGAGTCCACGTTCGGCCTCACCGTGGTGAGCCGCGAGGTCAACGAGGAGCAGGGGGTGCGCGAGGCCATGCTGCACGTCGCCGACGGCGACAACGGCGCCTCCTACGTGCAGCTCCTGTCGCCGCTGCACCCCGACACGCCCGTGGGCAGATTCCTGGCCCGCCGCGGCGAGGGGGTGCACCACATCGGGTACGGCGTGCCGGACATCGCCAAGGCCATGGCGGAGATCGCGGGCAAGGGGGTGCGGGTGCTCGACGAGCGCCCGCGGCACGGATCGATGGGGGCGTCGATCGCGTTCCTGCACCCGAAGGACGTCGGCGGCGTGCTCACCGAGCTGGTCGAAGCACCGAAGCGATCATGA
- a CDS encoding winged helix-turn-helix domain-containing protein has product MPRTRAGVWSELHIGPAPEVTVSLSAQVMVLAVLADAIAGRRRGLPERWRRAVQDGMPVSGWEAVRPIGVPSHSVTPDVVVPLSPIGDISVEFHVERLRDMAPDILREDLYRSFGGERIPQHWHDAINHPRRWLDGYAAAVDHVWSTMEPLWRRARAAFDREVERVGTAVVRGGLDVLLNTLSDRIVYSEGTLRISDIQPSAYDLGERDLVLVPTIAGRDAIITNLDNPSVVWVAYPLPGIESFWSRLEEGRRSDELAAMLGEVRANLLAALDRPLTMSRLAEQAGTVPSAITYHCERLAAAGLVVRERRGREVWVSRTRRGDDLLELFAN; this is encoded by the coding sequence GTGCCGCGGACACGAGCCGGAGTGTGGAGTGAGCTGCACATCGGCCCTGCTCCGGAGGTCACGGTCTCGCTGTCGGCCCAGGTCATGGTCTTGGCCGTGCTGGCCGACGCGATCGCGGGCCGGCGTAGAGGGCTGCCGGAGCGCTGGCGGCGGGCGGTGCAGGACGGCATGCCGGTGAGCGGATGGGAGGCCGTCCGCCCCATCGGCGTGCCCAGCCATTCGGTCACCCCGGACGTCGTCGTCCCGCTCTCCCCGATCGGCGACATCTCCGTGGAGTTCCATGTCGAACGGCTGCGCGACATGGCCCCGGACATCCTCAGGGAGGACCTGTACCGGTCCTTCGGCGGCGAGCGGATTCCGCAGCACTGGCACGACGCGATCAACCACCCTCGGCGCTGGCTGGACGGCTACGCCGCCGCGGTGGACCACGTGTGGTCCACCATGGAGCCGCTGTGGCGCCGGGCACGGGCGGCGTTCGACCGGGAGGTCGAGCGGGTGGGCACCGCGGTGGTGCGCGGCGGCCTGGACGTCCTGCTCAACACGTTGAGCGACCGCATCGTGTACAGCGAGGGCACGCTGCGCATCAGCGACATCCAGCCGAGCGCCTACGACCTCGGCGAGCGGGACCTCGTCCTGGTGCCCACCATCGCCGGGCGGGACGCCATCATCACCAACCTCGACAATCCCTCCGTGGTGTGGGTCGCCTACCCGCTGCCCGGTATCGAGTCCTTCTGGTCCCGCCTGGAGGAAGGCCGCCGGTCGGACGAGCTGGCGGCGATGCTGGGCGAGGTGCGCGCCAACCTGCTGGCGGCGCTCGACCGTCCTCTCACGATGAGCCGGCTGGCCGAGCAGGCGGGAACGGTGCCCAGCGCGATCACCTACCACTGCGAGCGGCTCGCCGCGGCCGGGCTGGTCGTCCGCGAACGGCGCGGGCGCGAGGTGTGGGTGTCGCGCACCCGGCGCGGCGACGATCTGCTGGAACTGTTCGCGAACTGA